A stretch of the Solanum dulcamara chromosome 6, daSolDulc1.2, whole genome shotgun sequence genome encodes the following:
- the LOC129891632 gene encoding protein DETOXIFICATION 16-like, with product MDTQDLECPLIRESEKEEESKNKKNEILEEVKRLLVLAGPLMSVNFLLCCLQVISIMFVGHLGELSLSGASMATSFASVTGLSLLMGMGSALDTLCGQSYGAKQYHMLGIHMQRAMLVLLLASVPLACIWANTGHILVLLGQDPEISAEAGSYARYMIPTIFAYALLQCHIRFLQTQNNVIPMMFSAGITTLLHIFTCWILVFKSGLGNKGAALANAISYWINLLLLAGYVRISPSCKNTWTGFSKEAFHDIWKYMRLAIPSAVMLCLEIWSFEMMVLLSGLLPNPKLETSVLSISLNTCAMVYMIPLGLSSATSIRVSNELGAGRPQAARLAASTAVFLVATEGVVAAIVLILVRKLWGYCYSTEEEVVGYVAEMLVLLAGSHFLDGIQSVLSGTARGCGWQKIGAIVNLGAYYLFGIPAGVILAFVYHLGGKGLWLGITLALFAQALLLLIVTLRTNWEKEAKKAADRVIP from the exons ATGGATACACAAGATCTTGAGTGCCCATTGATTAGAGAAAGTGAAAAGGAAGAAGAGTCTAAGAACAAGAAAAATGAGATTTTGGAAGAAGTGAAGAGGTTATTAGTATTAGCAGGGCCTCTTATGTCAGTTAATTTTTTACTTTGTTGTTTACAGGTGATATCTATAATGTTTGTTGGTCATCTTGGAGAGTTATCTCTTTCTGGTGCTTCAATGGCTACTTCATTTGCCTCTGTAACTGGTCTCAGCTTGTTG ATGGGAATGGGAAGTGCATTGGACACTTTATGTGGGCAATCATATGGTGCAAAGCAGTATCATATGCTTGGTATCCATATGCAAAGGGCAATGCTTGTTCTTCTACTGGCCAGTGTTCCTTTGGCCTGCATTTGGGCTAATACAGGGCATATTCTCGTATTATTGGGACAAGATCCGGAAATATCAGCTGAAGCAGGAAGTTATGCGCGCTATATGATTCCAACTATTTTCGCCTATGCACTTCTCCAGTGTCATATTAGATTTCTACAAACCCAAAACAATGTGATCCCCATGATGTTTAGCGCGGGGATCACTACTTTACTGCATATATTCACTTGTTGGATTCTGGTCTTTAAATCTGGCCTAGGCAACAAGGGTGCTGCTCTGGCTAACGCAATATCCTACTGGATTAATCTTTTGTTGCTAGCGGGATATGTCAGAATATCGCCTTCCTGCAAAAACACTTGGACTGGATTTTCAAAAGAGGCATTTCATGATATATGGAAATATATGAGACTTGCCATTCCTTCAGCTGTTATGCTCTG CTTAGAGATTTGGTCATTTGAAATGATGGTTCTGTTGTCTGGACTTCTTCCAAATCCAAAGCTAGAGACGTCTGTTCTTTCTATCAG CCTTAATACATGTGCCATGGTGTATATGATTCCGTTAGGACTAAGCAGTGCCACGAG CATAAGAGTTTCAAATGAACTAGGTGCGGGACGACCTCAAGCAGCTCGTTTAGCAGCTAGTACTGCAGTATTCTTGGTGGCTACAGAAGGGGTGGTTGCAGCAATAGTGTTGATTTTGGTTCGTAAACTGTGGGGCTACTGTTATAGCACAGAGGAGGAAGTAGTCGGATATGTAGCGGAAATGCTAGTCTTGCTAGCAGGATCTCACTTCTTAGATGGTATTCAATCTGTACTTTCAG GTACTGCACGAGGGTGTGGATGGCAAAAGATCGGGGCAATTGTCAACTTGGGAGCTTATTACCTTTTTGGAATACCTGCTGGTGTTATATTAGCTTTTGTGTACCATCTAGGTGGAAAG GGACTATGGTTGGGTATAACTCTTGCCCTTTTTGCACAAGCACTACTACTTTTAATAGTTACTCTGCGGACAAACTGGGAAAAAGAG GCCAAAAAGGCAGCTGACAGGGTGATTCCATAG
- the LOC129891631 gene encoding kaempferol 3-O-beta-D-galactosyltransferase-like gives MSNYHVAVVAFPFATHAGLLFGLVQRLANSLPNVTFTFFSTNKSNSSIFTTPTAQKNHHNNNIKPYDISDGIPEGYVLGGIEEIIGLFFKSAKKNLQNAIVAAENESGKKITCVMADAFMWFSGEMAEELNVSWIPVWTSAAGSLSVHVDTDLIRENVGIQGIDGREDEILKFIPGFSELRLGDLPGGVVSGDLKSPFLMMLHKMGKTIGKGTAIPINSFEELDPSIVQYLKSKFNNFLNVGPFNLTSPPPLANSIDKNDCIEWLDNQEPNSVAYIGFGTVATPPPNELKAMAQALEERKIPFLWSIKENFMSHFPEGFMENTRDYGKIVPWAPQVQVLGHSSIGVFINHSGWNSVLESIASGVPIICRPFFGDHHLNSWMVEKVWKIGVKIEGGVFTKSGTIEALDLVLSKKREELKEQIGMYKELALKAVGPSGSSTRNFNKLVEIITSC, from the exons atgtccaATTACCATGTTGCTGTTGTAGCATTCCCTTTTGCAACACATGCTGGACTTTTATTTGGACTTGTCCAAAGGCTAGCAAATTCTTTACCAAATGTGACATTCACATTTTTTAGCACTAACAAATCAAATTCTTCCATTTTCACTACTCCTACCGCACAAAAAAATCATCATAATAATAACATTAAGCCCTATGACATTTCTGATGGTATTCCAGAGGGTTACGTGCTCGGAGGTATCGAAGAGATTATAGGATTATTTTTCAAATCGGCGAAGAAAAATCTACAAAATGCTATAGTTGCTGCTGAGAATGAGTCAGGGAAAAAAATTACGTGTGTTATGGCTGACGCGTTTATGTGGTTTTCCGGTGAGATGGCTGAAGAATTAAATGTTAGTTGGATTCCGGTATGGACTTCTGCGGCTGGGTCACTCTCCGTCCATGTAGATACCGATCTAATTAGAGAAAATGTTGGGATACAAG GAATTGATGGACGTGAAgatgaaattttgaaatttattccAGGATTTTCTGAATTAAGACTTGGTGATTTGCCGGGAGGAGTTGTCTCGGGAGACCTAAAATCGCCATTTTTAATGATGCTTCACAAAATGGGGAAAACCATAGGAAAAGGTACAGCCATACCAATAAATTCATTTGAAGAATTAGATCCTTCAATTGTCCAATATCTCAAGTCAAAATTCAACAATTTCCTTAATGTTGGCCCTTTTAATttaacttcaccaccacccttAGCAAATAGTATAGACAAAAATGATTGCATTGAGTGGCTAGATAATCAAGAACCAAACTCTGTGGCATATATTGGATTTGGCACTGTTGCAACACCACCACCTAATGAGTTAAAAGCTATGGCTCAAGCActtgaagaaagaaaaattccATTTCTTTGGTCAATTAAAGAGAATTTTATGTCACATTTCCCAGAAGGGTTCATGGAAAACACAAGAGATTATGGTAAAATTGTGCCATGGGCACCACAAGTACAAGTTCTTGGACATAGTTCAATTGGAGTTTTTATAAATCACTCTGGATGGAATTCGGTTCTGGAGAGCATAGCTTCTGGTGTGCCTATAATTTGTAGGCCATTTTTTGGAGATCATCATTTGAATTCTTGGATGGTTGAGAAAGTTTGGAAAATTGGAGTGAAAATTGAAGGTGGGGTTTTTACAAAAAGTGGTACAATTGAAGCACTTGACTTGGTTTtgtcaaaaaaaagagaagaattgaaagaacaaatTGGAATGTACAAAGAACTTGCTCTAAAGGCTGTTGGACCAAGTGGGAGCTCAACTCGAAATTTCAACAAATTGGTTGAGATTATCACCTCTTGTTAG
- the LOC129891633 gene encoding protein DETOXIFICATION 16-like, with protein MDTEKSKEDLECPNLGIERKYDEIFVQVKKLLVLAGPLMLVNILLYSLQVISVMFVGHQGELALSGASMATSFAFVTGFALLMGMGSALETLCGQSYGANQYHMLGIHMQRAMFVNLLVSIPLACIWANAGHILVILRQDPEIAAEAGIYARFMIPSIFAYGLLECQIRFLQAQNNVLPMVLTAGGTALLHVFGCWILVLKTGLGSRGAALANATSYWINVFSLVAYIKISPSFKNTWTGFSIQAFSGIPRYLRLAIPSALMICLEIWSFEMMVLLSGLLPNPKLETSVLSISLNTSAMIHMLPQGLGGATSVIVSNELGAGRPKTARLVARTATILATTEGILLAIVMVSIRKVWGHCYSNEEEIVKYVGKMCFFIAGSHFLDAHQSIFSGISRGCGWQNIGASVNLGAFYLWGIPAGIVLAFVYHVGGKGLWLGIILAIFAQTLIYSVVILRTNWDKQAKKAAVRVTQESI; from the exons ATGGATACTgaaaaaagtaaagaagacCTTGAGTGTCCCAATTTAGGAATTGAGAGAAAATATGATGAGATTTTTGTGCAAGTGAAGAAGTTATTGGTATTAGCAGGGCCTTTGATGTTAgtaaatattttgttatattcCTTACAAGTGATATCTGTTATGTTTGTTGGTCATCAAGGAGAGCTAGCTCTTTCAGGTGCTTCCATGGCTACTTCCTTTGCCTTTGTGACCGGCTTCGCCTTGTTG ATGGGAATGGGAAGTGCATTGGAAACACTGTGTGGTCAATCATATGGTGCAAATCAATATCACATGCTTGGTATTCATATGCAAAGGGCAATGTTTGTTAATCTTTTGGTTAGCATACCACTCGCTTGTATTTGGGCTAATGCAGGACATATTCTTGTAATCTTGAGACAAGATCCTGAAATAGCAGCTGAAGCAGGAATATATGCACGTTTCATGATACCGAGCATCTTTGCCTATGGACTACTTGAATGCCAGATTAGGTTTCTACAAGCTCAAAACAATGTCCTCCCTATGGTGCTTACTGCAGGAGGCACCGCGTTGCTACATGTTTTTGGTTGTTGGATTCTTGTGCTCAAAACTGGCCTTGGAAGTAGAGGAGCTGCTCTGGCTAATGCTACATCTTACTGGATCAATGTGTTTTCTCTTGTTGCGTATATTAAGATATCGCCTTCCTTCAAAAATACATGGACCGGATTCTCAATCCAAGCATTTTCTGGTATCCCAAGATATCTTAGACTAGCAATTCCTTCCGCTCTTATGATATG CttggagatatggtcgtttgaaatGATGGTTCTGTTGTCTGGTCTTCTTCCTAATCCGAAACTAGAAACCTCAGTTCTTTCCATAAG CCTTAATACATCTGCTATGATACATATGTTGCCTCAAGGACTAGGTGGGGCTACAAGTGTAATAGTTTCCAATGAATTGGGAGCTGGACGACCAAAAACAGCTCGTCTTGTAGCGCGTACTGCAACAATCTTAGCTACCACAGAAGGCATTCTTCTAGCTATTGTCATGGTTTCGATCCGTAAAGTCTGGGGCCATTGCTATagcaatgaagaagaaatagtcAAATATGTTGGGAAAATGTGTTTCTTTATAGCAGGATCTCACTTCTTAGATGCACATCAATCTATATTTTCAG gtATTTCTAGAGGGTGTGGGTGGCAAAACATAGGTGCATCTGTCAATTTGGGAGCATTTTATCTGTGGGGAATACCAGCTGGTATTGTGTTAGCTTTTGTCTACCATGTTGGAGGAAAG GGACTTTGGTTGGGAATCATTCTGGCCATTTTTGCACAAACACTGATTTACTCTGTTGTTATTCTGAGAACAAATTGGGATAAACAG GCAAAGAAAGCTGCAGTTAGGGTGACTCAAGAATCAATATAG
- the LOC129893161 gene encoding pathogenesis-related protein PR-1-like: MNSYYFLVPLLLLSIISSTTNGLTQQQSSYVMQKYTKYNNNFIQQFLAPQNAARSRLRLKPLVWDKKLENYAKWYANQRRYDCELIHSNGPYGENIFWGGGDSWSPIQAVAAWVGEQHSYNYGYNSCNGEQECGHYTQIVWRETRRIGCAKVTCYNGLGVFMTCNYDPPGNYIGERPY; the protein is encoded by the coding sequence ATGAATTCTTACTATTTTTTGGTCCCTCTTTTGCTACTCTCCATTATTTCATCAACCACTAATGGCCTCACTCAACAACAAAGTAGTTATGTGATGcaaaaatacacaaaatacaacaacaatttCATTCAACAATTTTTGGCTCCTCAAAATGCAGCTCGTTCAAGGCTTAGGCTAAAACCATTGGTATGGGACAAGAAATTGGAAAATTATGCCAAATGGTATGCAAATCAAAGAAGGTATGATTGTGAATTAATTCATTCTAATGGACCTTACGGcgaaaatattttttggggggGTGGGGATAGTTGGTCGCCAATCCAAGCTGTAGCAGCTTGGGTTGGCGAACAACATTCGTACAACTATGGGTACAATAGTTGCAACGGGGAACAAGAATGTGGACATTATACACAAATTGTGTGGAGAGAAACTAGAAGAATTGGTTGTGCAAAAGTTACTTGTTATAATGGATTGGGAGTTTTCATGACTTGCAACTATGATCCTCCTGGTAATTACATTGGTGAAAGACCTTACTAA